CGTCGTCCCTGGTCATCAAGGGTTGTAGAAACAATCCTGCCGTCCCTAAAATGCACACCAGGATGAAAACCCACAGAAAAATACGATCAATCACCATGGCAACATATTTCCAATCGTCTTGAatctgaaagacaaaaacaaaagtcatgagaggaaaaataaagcaggaaggaaaaggcaaacagcatattttcaataccaaatatttaataaatgtgtttCAGGAGGAGAAGAAACCATTCTGCTGCCAACATGGcaagaaaactttttttcctaattaatgtAGTCTGAGGAAATCTACCCTTCTCACGTTTCTCTTTATGCACTAGAGAAACAGGAACAAAATATCTGTCATATTAAATGCTTTAAAaccagaaatttcttttttttaaagattttttttaatgtgaatcatttttaaagtttttattgaatttgttacaatattgcttccgttttatgttttggttttcgggctgggaggcatgtggggtcttagctctctgaccagagatcaaacctgcaccccctgccttggaaagtgaagccttaatcactggaccaccagggaactcccataaataagaaatttcttaatatatacataacccatttcccccccccccctcaatTGAATTCTAATTTATAAAGTTAGTTAAACTAGTTACTTGACTTACACTTTTGGGGGAGGATTCTGGGCCCTTGTTAGGATAGCTAATGCAATCCAACATCATTTATCATTATTTCAAAGTACTAGCTCTTATCCAGTTTTAGATACTAATTTCCTTTTAACatctgtttcaaaaatgaaacaagCCCACCAGGGCAAGCCCCTCATCACTCTTTCTCTCACACAGCCCCGCTGTCCACGATACCCAACTAGCCAACTATCATCTTTAATTATAAGGCCAAAGTATCATGGAATTCTGTATAGTTACAGGACAGGTTCAAAGTCAGAAACAATTGCTGACAATAAAGTAAAAGATGGAAGAAAGAGCAAGTCTAATTGTATATAATAGAGCTTCAATTTTGGCTTGAAATAGGAAGGAGAACTGCACATTAATTATACTCCTAGACAACTCAGAAAgcaaggaaaccataattgaattGAGAAAAAGAGAACCCATGAATCAactgattttttaagaaataatcacATAATAAAGAGGCAGCATGTGATTTGGTAATTTAATTAAGTGGACTGAGATGGGGCTGGGAGACAAGGATTTTATTTCATCATTATGAACTTGAGTCAATGTGTCCTCTCGATGACACTGAAAAGTCAATGGATTAGAACTATAATGCCCTATTTGCCACAAGGTACTTTATTCAAATCCCTAAGACTGGTTTGTAAAAGCTTCAAATATAAAATAGGCCCTGTAATTTCTACTAACCCCACTACTGGCTAAACCTCCGAAGGCTCTAGGAAGCAGTGGGGTGGAAAAAGCAAGACTTGTTATAATTCCCAGCTCTGCTCCTTTCTAGGTGTGAGAATCTGGTTCAAATATCTGACCTTGcttagcctcaatttcctcattggtAAATCAGGGATAAGAACAGTACCTACTTCAGAGAGTTGTTATgaacaaattaaatgaaatatgtgCCTGGCACAGGGTCCTTAATGGACAATACCTATTGAtattaaaactgatttttaaaatgatgcattATAAATCTCCCTCTGACAGCATTTCACATGGTTTAGCCTGGTGAACTTGGGTCTTACACATAatacaaatagtgctgcaaagcaATCTGGGTGAAAATTAACTTTATGTCTAACTCTGGGTATTTCTGCACAATGACATTGGCTATTCTCTGGACACTTTGGCACTAACAACGCATGAACAGGTAGATGAGTGTTAGGCAGAATGGTAAACTAGCCCAAGGTCCTGGTGTCATCCCTCAGCCCAACCCCGGGGATATCCCAGAAAGGAGACTGCATTAAAGATGGTCAGAAACGCGGACAGGTGTGGCTTGGTGAGTGTGAGCATGGGcgtggggctggaggaggagggtcTTGTTAACAAGAAGAACTGGGGAGGGACTGATTGTGCTCTTCTCCCCCAACCCTGTGCCTCTTTCCAGCCTGCTACTCCTGGCCCAGGGAGGCAAGTGGGGCCACTTGTGAGCAAAGTGGAGCCGGGAAGAGAGAGCAGAGAAGGTACCCACTGACCAGTAGGGCCTGAGACTTCCCTCCTCACTCCCCACATCAAAGATGAAACAACCAGAGCTGAGTCAAAGGGACGAGGAGGAGATCTTGAGGGACAAGGTAACAGAAGAATAAAAGAGAGTACATGGCTTTCAATCAGCAAAAGAAATTTAACCTTTTTAAAGCATAACAAGAAccgaggccaaaaaaaaaaaaaagtaaatggaaaacatGAAATAAGATGGGCGAAATTTAACCCTCGGAAAACAGTAATtacaatacatataaataaatcattGATCAAAAGTCAGACTCTGGTTGGAATGAATGAAATAACAGATATACATACATCTATAGGTATATCTCTGTATCTATATCTCAACCAAACAAGTTGTCTCAGGGTTATTAGCTCAGAAGATCATGGCTCTGATCTGTGCACACCTCTAAGACCTCAAGAGCAACTCATGCAGTGGAACCAGTCTTGAAGGATCAGCTGTCAAAATCGTGAGAACACAAGCTCCCTAACTAATTTTCTAATTTGTAACCCAATCCTACCTTAACTTTGAATTTAGAGTGTTAAACTCACAAGTGTGAACAAGTAAGGGTCACTAACACAACTTGAGAAGACCCAAGGCAGGTGACATGCTGACACTCCTGTCTCTCTGGGACAGGACAGCGTGTCCAGGGACAGTCATTCACAGGCTCCCGGCACCCTCACGAGATGGCTCTGGGAGAACTGAGCCTGCTTGGTCTGAATTCCTAGGAGGTCAGGACAGTTAAAACTTGTCATTCACAGGCTCCCGGCACCCTCACGAGATGCCTCTGGGAGAACTGAGCCTGCTTGGTCTGAATTCCTAGGAGGTCAGGACAGTTAAAACCAACCAAGTTGGAGCCGGGGAATTAGGAAATTAAAACATCTCTGGGAAACTATGTACACAATAGTGTGTCAGTCACGCagtaagacagaaaaaggaaTCCTTCCGACAGCCCGACTCCCCAGAGCACTGAGTAGGCATCTTTATTCTAACACCTGCCACCCTTTCACAAACAGGTAGCAATCCACTGCCCTGTAGTCCGGTTTTCTGCATTCTCTGGAAAAACAATGGGACTACATCACCAGATAACCAGAGGCGAGCAGTGACTGCCTCTTGAGATGAACCATGTGCCTCTAGTTGGGAGCAGCCAAACACATAAGTGTAAAGCTTCCCCATCATTAATACCTGTCACTATTTCTAACGTAAGaattttggaggaaatagaagtcCACTCAATTATCACTCAAAAGAAGTGATGATTTTAAAAGTAGATAAAGGTTAGAGAGTATCTGCAAAAGTGATTAGTGTTAGACCAATGAGTAGTTTTTCACTAATCATGTACTTAATGTCCAGCAATTGCTTCAACTGAATTTGAAGGAGGGCCTGACCTTTTGGCTAAATCTGACATCATCAGGAGGCTGTGCATTGTTAAGAGTCACAagatgtttctccatctgtttgtgtcctctttgatttctttcatcagtgttttatagttttctatgtataggtcctttgtttctttaggtagatatactcctaagtattttattctttttgttgcaatggtgaatggtattgtttccttaatttctctgtctgttttttcattgttagtatataggaatgcaagggatttctgtgtgttaattttatatcctgcaactttactatattcattgattagctctagtaattttctggtagagtctttagggttttctatgtagaggatcatgtcatctgcaaacagtgagagttttacttcttcttttcctatctggattccttttacttctttttctgctctgattgcatcatcgcagcactgtttataatagccaggacatggaagcaacctagatgcccatcagcagatgaatggataaggaagctgtggtacatatacaccatggaatattactcagccattaaaaagaattcatttgaaccagtcctaatgagatggatgaagctggagccccttatacagagtgaagtaagccagaaagataaagaacattacagcatactgacacatgtatatggaatttagaaaggtgataacgataaccctatatgcagaacagaaaaagagacacagaaatacagaacagacttttgaactttgtgggagaatgtgagggtgggatatttcaaaagaacagcatgtatactatctatggtgaaacagatcaccagcccaggtgggatgcacgagacaagtgctccggcctggtgcactgggaagacccagaggaatcgggtggtgagggaggtgggaggggggatcgggattgggaatacatgtaaatccatggctgattcatatcaatgtatgacaaaacccgctggaaaaaaaaaataataataataataaaaaaaaaataaaaaaaaaaaaagagtcacaaGATGGGCAGAGTTGCTCAGATGGGTGGGGTGAGGAGATAGGGCCGCTATCTCTGTATCCCTCCTGTCTCATCTACTCCCATTAATATGCCATTCACAGCTGAAAAAGAGGCTCTAGACATTTCCTACCAAAATTAATTACCTCCAGGGCATCAGGAGATGAAATTATCTAGTAATTAGCTCTCTGCTAATAAGCAACTTAAGGCAGAGCATAATAACCTTGGGGGTAAACAGAGTGGGAGCAGCCAAACACGTAAGTGTAAAGCTTCCCCATCATTAATACCTATCACTAGTTCTAAAATAAGATTTTTGGAGAAAATAGAAGTCCACCCAATTAAAAAAACCATGGGAGAGAGTGTGAATAGatatttcacaaaagaagatatccaaatggccaataagcatatgaaaaggagACCTACTATTCATTACTCAACCAGGACATGCTAATTACTCAACCAGGACATGCTAATTAAAACATCAAGTGATGCCACTTCACCCCGCTGGCGAGGATGTGCAGCAGCTGGGGACTCTCAAACATTGCCAGTGGGTGTGTCAATCAGCTTAAACATTTTGGAAACCTGACTGTATCCACTAAAGTGGAAAATACATCTCTCCagtgatccagcagttccatccTTAGGTGTGTACCCAGGAGGAGTGAATGTATGTATTCACCCAAAGATATGTATCAGaacatttatagcagctttagtCACAATAGCCCCAACCTGGAAACAACCAAACATCCAACAATTGTAGATGGAGTGAACAGAAGGTGGTGTTGTCTTATTGCAGAATATTACACAGCAGTAACAAACCCAAAGGATAAACCTCAGACGTTTTGTACATTTTGTTGAAAGAAAGAAGTCAAATATGAAAGAGGTTATGCAatgccatttatatgaagttcaagaacaggtaaaatcagggacttctctggcagtctagtggctaagactcctgaCTCcctatgcagggggcccaggttcaatccttggtcagggaactagatcctgtgtgccacaactaagagctggtgcagccaaatagatttaaaaaaaaattttttttaaagaataggtAAAATTAATGTAAAAGAGGTCAGGATCAGTGGTTACTAAGGAGGGAGGGAATGAGGTACCGGCTGGGAGGGGCAAGAGGGAGCTTTCTGGGGCACTGGAAATGTTCTGTGTCTTTATCTAGATCATGGTTCCATGAGTGTATACATAATGTAATAATTCACTGAACTGTATGCACACTTAAGACATGTGTACCTTATGTAAATTACACTTTAAGGGGGATGGGGGGACACAATCAGTAAAGTTTAAAATGTCAGCTCAGCTAATCAATACTAATAGGAGATCATCTGATCTCACTCCCTCTTCCAGCCTACCTCCTAATCCATTCTCTTGGCATTAGGAGTTCCTATGGCCTAAAAGGCTGGCAGCCTAGGAGCTAAATGCAAGGCACCACATAACAACCTTTATCATTCCATTTCACTGAAGACAAGACAGGCTCACACAGGTGAGGCAGCATATCCAAGGATATGTAACTGGTACCTGCAGGTCTGAAAACAGCTCACTGATGCCAGTCTAATTCCTTAACCCCACCCTAAGCCTTGTCCACAAAGAAccaaaaaatgtttgttgaatgagtgaatgactaATGTAATAACAGACACATCTTTACCTCTTTGGCTTCATTTTGTGCTTTCATAGTTTCAGCAATATACTTGACACTCTGGATAGCTTCTTTGATTTCCGGTGACAGAGCAGAGAGGGAGAGCACAGCGTCGACAGATTCAGAACTGGAGCTTCTCGTGAGGTTGGCGCTGAAATTGGAGATTTTTGCCCTGCGATGGTGGCAGTAGCCGCACAGCCCGTCCTGGCAGGGGTAGCCTTCCTTGCAGCCCTTGGACTCTATGCGGCTGAAGCAATTCAGGTTTGAGAGCTCAGCGCTATAGAAGGGTCTTGGCCTCTGAGTGTCACTCTCGTTGCTTGCCGGCCTGGTCATGAACATGACCCTGGGAAGCAAGTTCAAGAATATGGTCTTCACCCACGTGGGCATCGTGTGGGTGGTCGGGGTCCTGTAGTGCACATTGAGCACGAAGACGGTGATGACGATGGACAAGGTTACAAAGATCATGGTGAACAGCAGGTACTCGCCGATCAGGGGAATCACCAGCGAGGTGGACGGGATGGTCTCGGTGATCACCAGGAGAAACACGGTCAAGGAGAGGAGCACCGAGATGCAGAGGGTCACCTTCTCACCGCAGTCGGAGGGCAGGTAGAAGACAAGCACAGTCAGGAAGGAGATGAGCAGGCAGGGGATGATGAGGTTGATGGTGTAGAACAGGGGCAGGCGCCGGATGTAGAGCGAGTAGGTGATGTCCTGGTAGATCTCCTCACAGCAGTTGTACTTGATGTCGTGCTTGTAACCAGGGGCTTTGATGATGGCCCACTCGCCACTCTCCCAGTAGTCCTTGAGGTTCATGGAGGAGCCGATCAGGACCAGGTCGATTTTTGCCTTGTCGTAGGACCAGGAACCGAACTTCATGGTGCAGTTCTGGTAATCAAATGGGAAGTAGGTCACATCGATTTTGCATGAGCTCTTAAAGATGGCTGGGGGGATCCAAGTCACTTCCCCTGTGTACTTGAGTAAAGCTTTGGTCTTGTCATCCACTTGGAAATCCCCAACAGcactgtgaaaataaagaggaggcaTGTGGCACACACATGGTCTAGTCCAGCCTCTCACACGGCCAGCTGGTAAACAGCAAGTAACGACTTGTAAAACTGCAGAATATAAGTGTTCAAAGTGCTCTAAAAAGTCTTCCAGGTCACCATTCCATTTACCAGTGGGGATACTGAGGCCCAGGACCCCCCACCCACAGGCAGTCTGACACACTCATCGTCATTCTCCCTGACCCATGTCACTGGTTCATCCCACACCATACAACTCCCTACTTGAAAtttactgtgtgtgtgcgtgctcagtcgcttcagttgtgttcgactctgaaatcctatgcactgtagcccgccaggctcctctgtccatggaattctccaggcaagaatactggagtgggttgccattccctcctctaggagatcttcccaacctagagatccaacccacatctcctgcatcgcagatggattcttgacccactgaaccacctgggaagccctgatatttACTTAGATACTCCCAAATGCCAGGGAGTTTTCTCctttaattaaagaaataaaagaaattaatgaaCGTGGTCATTTGGAGGCAGGTGTTCAGGTCCCTGTGGTTTGGTCCTTGTAATGCctcctccttctgtcctcaattgGGTGCCCAATATGTGTACACCCATGCATGTAGAACCACACCCTGGATCTCAAAGGGCTGTGCAGACCACTGTGGGAGCCCGCTTCCATTAAACTGAGCCCTGTTAGATGGGTCTATTACCAGGCCCTGTCTCTGGATTCTGGTTCTCCGGTTCACCACACTCCCTCATTCTTCTCTGCACTGTTCTAGAATGAATAATCACATTTTCTGATTCCCTGTCTTTTAAACCCAGCACAACAGGTTCCTTTGCCTTCTGTGTCCCTATCCTTCCCCATACTCTCCCCCATGCTCCTTCTCCCTTAGCTACGTCCACCCTGACTTCCTTTCTAGGCAGAGATATATATTATTCTTAGAGCTGGCTTGCTGGCATTTATCAGCTGGCTTGTGCAATGGAAGATTTGCTGATGACCAACTCAATACCCTGTCCAGTCTCACGTGTGAGAGTGAAGCCAGCCAGTCCTCAAAACAATGGCTTTGCCCAGTGAAGGCTCTTGATGTTTCCCTGGGTCAGCCACCCTTTGACTGGTTTCTTAGAGTTCTGCATTTGAAGGCGTGCATGTCCTTCTAAAGGCAACAACTACCATGCCAATGTGcccaaaaagctgaaaaaaaaaaaaaagacaaacctaAACATTTAGAGATATCCTGTCTGGTTGTTACCGGACACCATTGTGTGAAGACAGAAGGGAGGTGTCTGGGGCCTGTCTCCTTGCTGGTCTCTGGCCCTTCCACCCTCACATGTTCTGTTGAGCAGGACAGTCATTACATGTGGAACGTGATGTCAAATCCATTAACCCCTTTACTCCAGCTGTGCTTCCCAAAGGTTCCCTGCAGCGTTTATATGTTCTCAGCCCCATTTATCATACTCGGCCCTCAATTCCCGAGAAGAAGATGATTCCTGACCCCAGGAGCAAAGGAGGAGGGTTATGAGAAGTGGACTTTGCCAcgtggggcagggaggagccctGGGAGGCTGGCTTACACTCCACGGAGGGCTGAGAGGGCCCCTGGGAAGGCAGAAGCCTCCAGAACAACTTTCCTTAAGGCATCCTGGATCCATAAAAAAATGGACCTTCAGAGCCCAGGCACTAGTCCAGGAGTTGGCAAGCTACGGCCCACTGCTTGGCCCCtatttctgtaaataaatttttattggtgCACACACCCATACCCATTTGTGGTCTATTGTCTGCAACTATTAAGTGACAAGGACAGGGCTGTCTTGCTGTGACAGAGGCTGTAAGGCCTCCAAAGCCTAAAATACTACTTGGCCCTTCAGAGACAATCTTGATGATCCCTGCTCCAGTCTAAGCCCCACATTTCACTGAGGAGAAGACTGAAGGTCAGAGAGCAGGGCTCTCTTGCTCAGGGTCCCACAGAGAGTTTGTGGCAGAGCCTTGAACACTCAGAACTTGAGTCCTCAAGTGCATATTCTGGCCTCTTGGACACACACTTGAGGACTCACTGCCCACATCATCAACAGAACTAGGTTACATGGAGCCCTATGAAGCTCAGATGTGAGGGTGTGGGGTCACACAGCACCACCAACGGGACCTGCACGGGCCGCGGGCAGGGTCAGCTGCTGTGGCCAAGGGAAGTGGAGGAGTTCTGTCCTGAGAGCCCCAGATAGAAATCACCAAGAAGCATCTGCCCCTCAAAAGAAAGGATCCAGACTTTCCGAGTGACCCAGGGGTTGGGAGTCtatctgcccgtgcagggggcagaggttcgatccctggttcaggaggattccacatgcagtCGGGGCAACTGGGCCTGt
The window above is part of the Dama dama isolate Ldn47 chromosome 13, ASM3311817v1, whole genome shotgun sequence genome. Proteins encoded here:
- the CHRNA3 gene encoding neuronal acetylcholine receptor subunit alpha-3 produces the protein MDAQPRGVRSAKLSPLPAVPLLLLLLLPVVSTSDAEHRLFERLFEDYNEIIRPVANVSDPVVIQFEVSMSQLVKVDEVNQIMETNLWLKQIWNDYKLKWNPSDYDGAEFMRVPAQKIWKPDIVLYNNAVGDFQVDDKTKALLKYTGEVTWIPPAIFKSSCKIDVTYFPFDYQNCTMKFGSWSYDKAKIDLVLIGSSMNLKDYWESGEWAIIKAPGYKHDIKYNCCEEIYQDITYSLYIRRLPLFYTINLIIPCLLISFLTVLVFYLPSDCGEKVTLCISVLLSLTVFLLVITETIPSTSLVIPLIGEYLLFTMIFVTLSIVITVFVLNVHYRTPTTHTMPTWVKTIFLNLLPRVMFMTRPASNESDTQRPRPFYSAELSNLNCFSRIESKGCKEGYPCQDGLCGYCHHRRAKISNFSANLTRSSSSESVDAVLSLSALSPEIKEAIQSVKYIAETMKAQNEAKEIQDDWKYVAMVIDRIFLWVFILVCILGTAGLFLQPLMTRDDA